In a genomic window of Nostoc sp. UHCC 0870:
- a CDS encoding ABC transporter ATP-binding protein: MSTRKLLLKFAKPYPGWIFLTVLLGFSGALFNGISTTLIVPIVLKIVGQEIDLTNAPPLLRSIMTPFDNVPENYRILVMSGAIILTICLKNLAAYTSSLTSSSFTRKLTSDIREDGLKLLLEVDLDYYTKMRVGDLLNSLGGEIGRAAGSISNVIKLIINVITIFVFIGLLLSISWQLTLASTVLLSLVTLINQYTISRSKHFGQQLSDMSKLYSITVLEILNGIRLVKATGNEEKEYKKIITLIRDREQADFDSQANSQLIAPLSEVMGITSLLLIVFLSRVLFSDQVSALSAVLLTYLLVLLRLLPLVSQLNSIRNSFANSAPSVEIVTEFLRRDNKPFMGEGDVIYTKLEKGIGFNSLSFGYPGQEKFVLKDVNLFLPRGTTLALVGSSGAGKSTLADLLPRFYDPTSGSITIDGRDLRDFDLKSLRQRMGIVSQDTFLFNESVGQNIAYGKPEATKDEIITAAKRANAYEFISKLPQELDTLIGDRGVMLSGGQRQRLAIARALLQNPEILILDEATSALDTVSERLVQAALDDLSRDRTTLVIAHRLSTVQKADQIAVLDQGQVMEVGTHEQLLQKGGYYARLYSMQFSNIPKTSNHSNQSLLRISHEMRTRLNSMIGVLHLLLDEMTDNTQEHQTLIEDSYKSTFKIINTLDIFEDIVQQQIHYLSTSSSEKNYNSNAQMGYLQTIQEFNIQLNSLLISLRSLANNTLELPPNRYQTLKEALDLGMNLLKFLENFEDKIHNN, translated from the coding sequence ATGTCTACCAGAAAACTACTACTAAAATTTGCCAAACCATATCCCGGCTGGATTTTTCTGACAGTATTATTGGGATTTTCTGGTGCTTTATTTAATGGTATCAGCACAACTTTGATTGTGCCGATAGTTTTAAAGATAGTGGGACAAGAAATAGACTTAACTAACGCCCCTCCCCTGCTCAGATCGATCATGACTCCGTTTGATAACGTTCCAGAGAACTATCGGATATTGGTCATGTCGGGAGCAATTATATTGACAATTTGTTTAAAAAATTTAGCCGCTTATACTAGTTCTTTAACATCAAGCTCTTTTACAAGAAAGTTAACTTCAGATATCCGAGAAGACGGATTAAAATTATTACTAGAGGTTGACCTAGACTACTACACCAAAATGAGAGTTGGTGATTTATTAAATAGTCTGGGAGGAGAAATTGGCCGGGCGGCAGGTTCTATCAGTAATGTGATTAAATTAATTATTAATGTTATTACGATTTTTGTATTTATTGGATTGCTACTATCAATTTCTTGGCAGTTAACTCTTGCATCTACTGTGTTGTTGTCTTTAGTAACGTTAATTAACCAGTACACAATTTCCCGCTCCAAACACTTTGGACAACAGCTTAGTGATATGTCCAAATTGTATTCAATCACTGTGCTAGAAATATTAAATGGAATTAGGTTAGTTAAAGCCACAGGAAATGAAGAAAAAGAATATAAAAAAATCATCACTCTAATTCGCGATCGCGAGCAAGCAGATTTCGATTCTCAAGCGAATTCCCAATTGATTGCTCCACTCAGTGAGGTGATGGGAATCACATCCTTGCTATTAATTGTATTTTTAAGCAGAGTTTTATTTTCCGATCAAGTTTCTGCTCTATCAGCCGTACTACTTACATATCTATTGGTACTACTGCGACTGTTACCACTAGTTTCTCAGTTGAATAGTATCCGCAATAGTTTTGCCAATAGTGCGCCTAGCGTGGAGATAGTCACTGAGTTTTTGCGGCGTGATAATAAACCCTTTATGGGTGAAGGTGACGTTATCTACACCAAATTAGAAAAGGGTATAGGTTTTAACTCATTATCTTTTGGCTATCCGGGACAAGAGAAATTCGTATTAAAAGATGTCAATTTATTTTTACCCCGTGGGACAACTTTAGCCTTGGTAGGTAGTTCTGGTGCTGGTAAATCAACCTTGGCTGACCTACTACCCAGATTTTATGACCCAACATCCGGTAGTATTACAATTGACGGTAGAGATTTGCGTGATTTTGACTTGAAATCTTTGCGCCAGAGGATGGGAATTGTTAGTCAAGATACCTTTTTGTTTAATGAATCCGTAGGTCAGAATATTGCCTATGGGAAACCAGAAGCCACCAAAGACGAAATTATTACAGCCGCCAAGCGAGCCAACGCTTACGAGTTTATTAGTAAATTACCACAGGAATTGGATACCTTAATTGGCGATCGCGGTGTGATGTTATCTGGAGGACAAAGACAAAGATTAGCGATCGCCCGCGCCCTGTTGCAAAATCCAGAAATTTTAATTTTAGATGAAGCCACCAGTGCTTTAGATACAGTGTCTGAACGTTTAGTGCAAGCAGCTCTAGATGATCTGAGCCGCGATCGCACCACCTTAGTCATTGCTCACCGCCTATCCACAGTCCAAAAAGCTGACCAAATTGCTGTCCTAGACCAAGGACAGGTAATGGAAGTAGGAACTCATGAACAACTCCTACAAAAAGGTGGTTATTATGCACGTCTTTACTCAATGCAGTTTAGCAATATTCCTAAAACTAGCAATCACAGTAATCAAAGCTTACTGAGAATTTCTCATGAAATGCGGACAAGGCTAAACTCAATGATCGGTGTTTTACACTTGTTACTTGATGAGATGACAGACAATACTCAAGAACACCAGACATTGATTGAAGACTCATACAAATCAACATTTAAAATCATCAACACCCTGGATATTTTTGAGGATATTGTGCAACAGCAAATCCACTATTTATCTACATCATCATCAGAGAAAAACTACAACAGCAATGCCCAGATGGGATATTTGCAGACAATACAAGAATTTAACATTCAATTAAATTCCCTATTAATCTCTCTGCGGTCACTTGCTAATAATACTTTAGAATTACCTCCCAACCGATATCAAACCCTTAAAGAAGCTCTAGATTTAGGTATGAACCTGCTGAAGTTTTTAGAAAATTTTGAAGATAAAATACATAATAATTAG